In one window of Candidatus Binatia bacterium DNA:
- a CDS encoding prepilin peptidase, with amino-acid sequence MTEAWFLAFAFVVGAAVGSFLNVCIVRLPQGKSIVHPPSACPKCGASIPPWDNIPLLSFLLLRGRCRYCQEPISWRYPLVEGLTGLLFLANVVMFGATPWAAVACMFSAALVVVTFIDLDHLIIPDVISLPGIVVGLGLALFGWGPSLVDRVLGVLLGGGLLWAVAAFYEWARRQEGMGGGDIKLLAMIGAFLGWRGVLVTLLVGSLTGAVVGGGRILLRRSQAGVPIPFGPFLALGAIVALYWGEALLAWYIELAAGSP; translated from the coding sequence ATGACGGAAGCCTGGTTCCTTGCGTTCGCGTTTGTCGTGGGCGCCGCGGTGGGTAGCTTCCTCAACGTGTGCATTGTGCGGCTGCCGCAAGGAAAGTCGATCGTGCATCCCCCTTCGGCCTGCCCGAAGTGCGGAGCTTCCATCCCTCCGTGGGACAACATCCCGTTGTTGAGTTTTCTCCTTCTCCGCGGGCGATGCCGCTACTGCCAAGAGCCGATTTCGTGGCGCTACCCGCTGGTGGAGGGGCTCACGGGTCTCCTGTTCCTCGCCAATGTGGTCATGTTCGGTGCCACACCGTGGGCCGCAGTAGCCTGTATGTTTTCGGCAGCTCTGGTGGTGGTCACGTTTATCGACTTGGACCACCTCATCATTCCCGACGTGATCAGTTTGCCCGGCATTGTGGTTGGCTTGGGGCTCGCCTTGTTCGGTTGGGGTCCGAGTTTGGTGGATCGGGTGTTGGGCGTTTTGCTGGGTGGCGGTCTTTTGTGGGCGGTGGCTGCGTTTTATGAGTGGGCGCGGCGCCAAGAGGGCATGGGAGGTGGTGACATCAAGCTCCTTGCCATGATCGGCGCTTTCCTCGGTTGGCGAGGGGTGTTGGTGACCCTGCTCGTGGGATCCTTAACGGGTGCCGTGGTCGGCGGCGGTCGGATCTTGCTTCGCCGATCCCAAGCCGGGGTGCCGATTCCGTTTGGACCCTTCCTCGCGCTCGGCGCAATCGTGGCGCTCTATTGGGGAGAAGCGCTGCTCGCTTGGTACATCGAGCTGGCGGCAGGCTCGCCGTGA
- a CDS encoding RidA family protein, with protein MESKQHEAVATSLAPAAIGPYSQAIVAGDWIFLSGQIGLDPKTGELVAGGTAAEARQALANLAAVLRAAGGELSTVVRTTLYLVDLADFATVNEIYSSVFSPPFPARVTVGVASLPRGARIEVEAVAYRRPPG; from the coding sequence GTGGAATCGAAACAACATGAAGCCGTGGCAACATCGCTCGCTCCGGCGGCGATTGGGCCGTATTCGCAAGCGATCGTGGCCGGAGATTGGATTTTCCTTTCCGGGCAAATTGGCCTCGACCCCAAAACCGGCGAGCTCGTCGCTGGCGGCACGGCAGCGGAGGCCCGACAAGCTCTGGCCAATCTTGCCGCCGTGTTGCGCGCTGCCGGAGGCGAGCTCTCCACGGTGGTTCGGACCACTTTGTATCTGGTCGACTTGGCCGATTTTGCCACAGTGAATGAAATTTACAGCAGCGTGTTCTCGCCCCCTTTCCCAGCACGCGTCACTGTTGGCGTTGCCAGTCTGCCCCGCGGCGCCCGCATCGAAGTCGAAGCCGTGGCCTACCGGCGACCCCCCGGCTAA
- a CDS encoding bifunctional (p)ppGpp synthetase/guanosine-3',5'-bis(diphosphate) 3'-pyrophosphohydrolase, whose product MKLENLIETVRSYDPAADVNLIARAYEFSERVHRGQKRASGEPYFTHPVEVAKIIAELHLDAASVATALLHDTVEDTLTTLDEIGRQFGPEVATLVDGVTKISQISFTSREEKQAENFRKMLLAMARDIRVILIKLADRTHNMRTLDALSPERQIEIAQETLDIYAPLAHRLGIYWMKSELEDQALRYLQPEVYYQLKRAVAKRKEERERYIAEVIAILRRKLEEAGIEAEVTGRPKHFYSIYQKMQAQNLHYDQIYDLIAFRIIVGTVRECYEALGVIHANWKPVPGRFKDYIALPKGNMYQSLHTTVIGPYGERMEVQIRTHEMHRVAEMGIAAHWKYKGGKHVDGQDAERFTWLRQLLEWLQNPSEPQEFLRLVKEDLFSDEVVVFTPKGDCLSFPEGSTVIDFAYRIHSEVGNHCAGARVNGRLVPLRYCLRNGDTVEIITTSNQTPSSDWLNFVKTARARQKIRNWIKQQQRERSVAIGRELLQRDCARYHLDYAKLRKQPDFPAVLQAFGVRDEESLFAAIGYGRLTPRQVLAKLVPAEQLQEGAQETGWRRLFKRMRRTEPPSVVVGGIDDVLVRFARCCSPVPGERIIGFLTRGRGVTVHSIDCPRVLESDPQRRVDVTWRSDAEAKQLVRLEVVCVNQPGLLSAVSGAISAVGVNINRATVRELPDQKALNVFEVTVQHIDQLQRLLRNVAKVRGVVKVARARS is encoded by the coding sequence ATGAAGCTGGAGAATCTCATCGAAACCGTACGCAGCTACGACCCCGCGGCTGACGTGAACCTCATTGCCCGGGCTTACGAGTTCTCCGAGCGCGTGCACCGCGGTCAAAAGCGCGCTTCCGGCGAGCCGTATTTCACGCATCCCGTGGAGGTGGCCAAAATCATCGCCGAGCTCCACCTCGATGCCGCCAGCGTGGCCACCGCGCTCCTGCACGACACGGTGGAAGACACGCTCACCACGCTCGACGAAATCGGGCGCCAGTTCGGTCCGGAAGTGGCCACGCTCGTCGATGGCGTGACGAAAATTAGCCAGATCTCCTTTACCAGCCGCGAGGAGAAACAAGCGGAGAACTTCCGCAAAATGCTCCTGGCGATGGCACGGGATATCCGCGTGATCCTCATCAAACTCGCGGATCGTACCCACAACATGCGCACCCTGGATGCCTTGAGCCCCGAGCGGCAAATCGAGATTGCCCAGGAGACTCTCGACATCTACGCACCGCTCGCGCACCGGCTGGGAATCTACTGGATGAAAAGCGAGCTCGAAGACCAGGCACTGCGCTACTTGCAGCCCGAGGTTTACTACCAACTCAAGCGGGCCGTGGCCAAACGTAAGGAGGAGCGCGAGCGCTACATTGCCGAGGTCATCGCCATTCTCCGCCGCAAGCTGGAAGAAGCCGGAATCGAAGCCGAGGTTACCGGAAGGCCCAAACACTTCTATTCGATTTACCAGAAGATGCAGGCGCAAAACCTGCACTACGACCAAATTTACGACCTCATCGCCTTCCGGATCATCGTGGGCACGGTGCGCGAGTGTTACGAAGCGCTCGGGGTCATCCACGCCAACTGGAAGCCGGTGCCGGGGCGGTTCAAGGACTACATCGCGCTCCCTAAAGGTAACATGTACCAGTCGTTACACACCACGGTGATTGGTCCGTACGGGGAGCGGATGGAGGTGCAAATCCGCACCCACGAAATGCACCGCGTGGCCGAAATGGGCATTGCCGCGCACTGGAAATACAAGGGCGGCAAACACGTGGACGGGCAAGACGCCGAGCGCTTTACCTGGCTGCGGCAGCTCTTGGAGTGGCTGCAAAATCCATCGGAGCCCCAGGAGTTTCTGCGCCTGGTCAAAGAGGACCTGTTTAGCGACGAGGTCGTGGTGTTTACGCCCAAGGGCGACTGCTTGTCCTTCCCCGAAGGCTCCACGGTCATCGATTTTGCCTACCGCATTCACTCCGAAGTGGGGAACCACTGCGCCGGGGCGCGCGTGAACGGTCGCCTCGTGCCCCTACGCTACTGCCTGCGCAACGGCGACACGGTGGAAATTATTACGACCTCGAACCAAACGCCGAGCAGCGACTGGCTGAACTTCGTCAAGACGGCGCGCGCCCGGCAAAAGATTCGCAACTGGATCAAGCAGCAACAACGAGAGCGCAGTGTGGCCATTGGGCGCGAGCTCTTGCAACGTGATTGTGCGCGGTATCACCTCGACTACGCCAAGCTGCGGAAGCAGCCGGACTTTCCCGCGGTCCTGCAAGCCTTTGGCGTGCGCGACGAAGAGTCTTTGTTCGCGGCAATTGGTTACGGTCGCCTCACCCCCCGTCAGGTCCTCGCGAAGTTGGTTCCTGCAGAGCAGTTGCAAGAAGGTGCTCAAGAAACCGGCTGGCGGCGGCTCTTCAAGCGGATGCGCCGCACTGAACCGCCGAGCGTGGTTGTCGGTGGGATCGACGATGTGCTGGTGCGCTTTGCCCGCTGCTGCAGCCCCGTGCCGGGAGAGCGGATCATTGGCTTTCTCACGCGCGGCCGAGGGGTCACCGTGCACAGCATCGACTGCCCGCGGGTGTTGGAAAGCGATCCGCAGCGCCGCGTGGATGTGACTTGGCGGAGCGATGCAGAAGCGAAGCAGTTGGTTCGGCTCGAAGTGGTCTGCGTGAACCAGCCGGGCTTGCTTTCCGCCGTGTCGGGGGCAATCAGCGCGGTGGGCGTGAACATCAACCGAGCCACCGTGCGGGAGCTCCCGGATCAGAAGGCGCTCAACGTGTTCGAAGTCACGGTGCAACACATCGATCAGCTGCAGCGCCTGCTGCGCAATGTCGCCAAGGTTCGCGGCGTAGTGAAAGTGGCTAGGGCGCGCTCGTGA
- a CDS encoding cytidylate kinase family protein has translation MLITISGTPGSGKTTVARLLSARLGLPHVYAGDLYRREAERRGLTLEQFNQLCAVDHSIDRQLDELMISHLRQGNAIVEGRLVAFFARQLGIPSFKVYLTASPEVRAQRVQAREGGDAEEKLRANEARQRADRERYRKIYGFDLDDTSLYDLVYCTDHAAPEDIAEVIASAARIRFRHNGGKPVAE, from the coding sequence ATGCTGATCACCATTTCAGGCACTCCGGGTAGCGGAAAAACCACCGTCGCGCGCCTGCTCAGCGCACGGCTTGGGCTGCCACACGTGTATGCTGGCGACCTGTACCGGCGCGAAGCTGAGCGGCGCGGCCTGACGCTCGAGCAGTTCAACCAGCTCTGCGCGGTGGACCATTCGATCGACCGCCAGCTCGACGAGCTCATGATCAGCCATTTGCGGCAGGGTAACGCCATCGTCGAGGGCCGCTTGGTGGCGTTTTTCGCCCGGCAGTTGGGCATCCCAAGCTTCAAGGTTTACCTAACCGCGAGCCCCGAGGTGCGCGCCCAGCGAGTGCAAGCCCGTGAGGGCGGAGATGCGGAAGAAAAACTCCGCGCCAACGAAGCCCGCCAACGCGCCGACCGGGAGCGCTACCGGAAAATCTACGGCTTCGACCTCGACGACACCTCCCTCTACGACCTGGTGTACTGCACGGACCACGCTGCGCCGGAGGACATTGCCGAGGTGATCGCCAGCGCGGCGCGGATTCGGTTCCGCCACAATGGAGGCAAGCCAGTCGCCGAATGA
- a CDS encoding YicC family protein, whose protein sequence is MTGFGTATVRSGPWSWTVEVRSLNQRGLEVRFNMPRELYPLEAELRALVQHHAARGKVDVNVSRTGRGEAVLQVEANEALARAYVASWRRLQQTLELAGELRIELLTNRAELFTVKESKVPPQEEQRRVRQALQAALRAWNKEREREGKALAADLSRRFAALEQYRREIAKRVKRILPQLVARLRERVRELLRGRDIDEQRLLQEAVLIAERSDVTEELVRLATHLKAARALLKQAGPVGKRLEFLLQELQREFNTIAAKSADPEVTALTVDARSELEKIREQVQNLE, encoded by the coding sequence ATGACAGGTTTCGGCACCGCCACGGTGAGGAGCGGACCGTGGAGTTGGACGGTGGAAGTGCGCTCGCTGAACCAGCGCGGCCTGGAAGTGCGCTTCAACATGCCGCGAGAACTCTATCCGCTGGAGGCCGAGCTCCGTGCCCTGGTGCAACACCACGCTGCGCGGGGCAAGGTTGACGTAAACGTTAGTCGCACGGGCCGCGGCGAGGCGGTCCTGCAGGTGGAAGCGAACGAGGCCTTGGCGCGAGCGTACGTCGCATCGTGGCGCCGACTGCAACAGACGCTCGAGTTAGCCGGCGAGCTACGGATTGAGCTACTTACCAACCGTGCCGAGTTATTCACGGTCAAGGAAAGCAAGGTTCCCCCGCAAGAAGAGCAGCGCCGCGTGCGCCAAGCTTTGCAGGCTGCCCTCCGCGCTTGGAACAAAGAGCGAGAGCGCGAGGGCAAGGCCTTAGCGGCTGACCTCAGCCGCCGTTTCGCTGCCCTCGAGCAGTATCGCCGAGAGATTGCCAAGCGGGTGAAGCGCATCCTCCCGCAGCTCGTTGCCCGCCTGCGCGAACGTGTGCGGGAACTGCTGCGCGGTCGCGACATCGACGAGCAGCGCCTGCTCCAAGAGGCAGTGCTCATTGCGGAACGCAGCGACGTCACCGAGGAGCTGGTCCGCCTCGCTACCCATTTGAAGGCAGCTCGTGCCCTCCTCAAACAAGCGGGCCCAGTTGGCAAGCGGCTCGAATTTCTCCTCCAAGAGTTACAGCGCGAGTTCAATACGATTGCGGCAAAGAGCGCCGATCCCGAGGTCACCGCCTTGACGGTCGACGCGCGCAGCGAGCTCGAAAAAATTCGCGAACAAGTGCAAAACCTCGAGTGA
- the rfaE1 gene encoding D-glycero-beta-D-manno-heptose-7-phosphate kinase, giving the protein MSPDLRPEQVQRLLRKLPQARVLVVGDLMLDEFLWGTVERISPEAPVPVVRIERESTHLGGAANVAHNLRSLGARVTVCGVVGSDRAGDRILAELKSIGADTSGVIRTRGLVTTRKTRVIAHHQQVVRFDREQVEHPPAATKRVIEFLRRHNRRYDAVLISDYAKGTVTAELLSCLSELHRATGWPLVIDPKKPNFGRYSGATLMTPNQHEAAEASGIEIRDDASLRCAGERLLEAWSCEAVLITRGEAGMSLFRAQAPPQHFPTQARDVYDVTGAGDTVAAVCTLSLAAGFPLEVAVSLANVAAGIAVGKLGTATVTPGEILNAVARNGAGPGRGKQRRSRA; this is encoded by the coding sequence GTGAGTCCTGATCTCCGCCCCGAGCAAGTCCAGCGCCTGTTGCGAAAACTGCCCCAAGCCCGCGTGCTCGTGGTTGGCGACTTGATGCTCGACGAATTCCTCTGGGGCACGGTGGAGCGCATCTCCCCGGAAGCACCGGTTCCTGTCGTCCGTATCGAACGGGAGTCCACCCACCTCGGTGGCGCGGCCAACGTGGCGCACAACTTGCGCAGCTTGGGCGCCCGCGTGACGGTGTGCGGAGTGGTAGGAAGCGATCGTGCAGGCGATCGCATCCTGGCGGAACTCAAGAGCATCGGCGCGGATACCTCCGGCGTGATTCGCACCCGAGGCTTGGTGACTACCCGTAAAACCCGCGTGATCGCCCACCACCAACAGGTGGTTCGCTTCGATCGAGAGCAGGTCGAGCACCCTCCTGCCGCCACGAAACGCGTGATCGAATTCCTGCGCCGCCACAACCGCCGCTACGACGCGGTCCTCATATCCGATTACGCCAAGGGCACAGTGACTGCCGAACTCCTCTCGTGCCTGAGCGAGCTGCACCGCGCCACCGGCTGGCCTTTAGTCATCGACCCGAAGAAGCCGAATTTCGGCCGTTACTCCGGAGCCACGCTGATGACCCCCAATCAACACGAAGCCGCGGAAGCTTCCGGCATCGAGATTCGCGATGACGCCTCGCTGCGGTGCGCTGGCGAACGGCTGCTGGAGGCTTGGTCTTGCGAAGCTGTGCTCATCACCCGCGGAGAGGCCGGCATGAGCCTGTTTCGTGCGCAAGCGCCTCCGCAGCACTTTCCGACGCAGGCACGGGATGTGTACGACGTCACCGGCGCCGGGGACACGGTGGCAGCGGTTTGCACTCTCTCGCTCGCAGCAGGATTCCCCCTGGAGGTGGCGGTATCGCTCGCCAATGTCGCTGCCGGCATCGCGGTGGGCAAATTGGGCACCGCAACGGTCACGCCCGGCGAAATTCTCAATGCGGTCGCCCGCAATGGTGCCGGTCCCGGGCGCGGCAAACAACGGAGGTCCCGTGCGTAG
- a CDS encoding DegT/DnrJ/EryC1/StrS family aminotransferase: MPAAMPIPLARLQVQHERLRAELVAAFARVLDSSQFVLGPEVEAFEREFAAWCGVRYAVGVANGTDALVLGLRALGVRPGDAVAVPAITFAATAEAVRLLGARPVFVDVEPAGLTLDAASLRAAAERVPLKAVIAVHLYGQPARMEEILAVATDFGLRVLEDAAQAHGAALRARPVGTWGQAAAFSFYPTKNLGALGDAGAVVTNDPDIAERVRLWRDHGQVGKYEHVDVGCNSRLDALQAAWLRVKLPHLATWNTQRRALAKRYRKLLAAVPGVQPLAEFADSVHVYHQFVVRCRDRARLAHHLQEAGIGTAIHYPTPLHLLPAFAAWSEGPGSLPVSEQACEEVLALPLYPEMTEDEVDQVCRTIAEVRR, encoded by the coding sequence ATGCCGGCGGCCATGCCGATTCCCCTGGCGCGCTTGCAAGTGCAGCACGAGCGCTTACGGGCGGAGCTTGTCGCTGCGTTTGCGCGCGTACTGGATTCTTCGCAGTTTGTGCTCGGACCCGAGGTCGAGGCCTTCGAGCGGGAGTTCGCTGCTTGGTGCGGGGTGCGTTACGCAGTCGGCGTGGCGAACGGCACCGACGCGCTCGTGCTCGGGTTGCGCGCGCTCGGGGTGCGCCCCGGGGATGCGGTCGCCGTACCTGCGATCACCTTCGCGGCAACGGCCGAGGCCGTGCGCTTGCTCGGCGCGCGGCCTGTCTTTGTGGATGTCGAGCCCGCTGGGCTTACGCTCGATGCGGCCTCGCTTCGTGCCGCGGCAGAAAGAGTACCGCTCAAGGCAGTCATTGCCGTGCACCTGTATGGGCAACCGGCACGAATGGAAGAAATTTTGGCCGTGGCAACCGACTTCGGACTCCGAGTTCTCGAAGATGCCGCACAAGCGCACGGCGCTGCCTTGCGCGCCCGCCCAGTGGGTACTTGGGGGCAGGCCGCAGCCTTTAGTTTCTACCCGACGAAAAACCTCGGCGCCCTTGGCGATGCGGGTGCGGTGGTAACCAACGACCCGGATATTGCCGAACGCGTGCGTCTTTGGCGTGACCACGGCCAGGTTGGCAAGTACGAACACGTCGACGTCGGGTGCAACTCACGCCTCGATGCGCTGCAAGCGGCTTGGCTCAGGGTAAAGTTGCCGCACCTGGCAACGTGGAATACGCAGCGCAGGGCACTCGCCAAACGCTACCGAAAACTGCTCGCCGCTGTTCCGGGGGTCCAACCGCTAGCCGAGTTCGCCGACTCCGTGCATGTTTACCACCAATTTGTCGTGCGCTGCCGCGATCGAGCACGGCTTGCTCACCACTTGCAGGAAGCTGGCATTGGCACCGCGATTCATTATCCAACTCCGTTACATCTCCTGCCCGCATTCGCAGCCTGGAGCGAGGGACCAGGCAGTTTGCCAGTAAGCGAACAGGCCTGTGAGGAAGTCCTGGCTTTGCCGCTTTACCCGGAAATGACGGAAGACGAGGTCGACCAGGTGTGCCGCACGATTGCCGAGGTGAGACGGTGA
- a CDS encoding phage integrase N-terminal SAM-like domain-containing protein — MSVQSSDDRVAGARSKWLDRLRRVLVTRHYSGQTVRGYAMWINEFIVFRGERHPAEVGELKNKAFLTQGALKERVAAFTRNRACSALLAGKSEAK; from the coding sequence ATGAGCGTTCAGTCGAGCGACGACCGAGTCGCGGGCGCGAGGTCGAAATGGCTCGACCGACTACGTCGAGTGCTGGTGACTCGTCATTACAGTGGCCAGACGGTACGAGGCTACGCGATGTGGATCAACGAATTCATCGTTTTCCGCGGCGAGCGCCATCCTGCGGAGGTTGGCGAGCTCAAAAACAAGGCTTTTCTGACCCAAGGGGCCTTAAAGGAACGGGTCGCCGCCTTTACACGGAATCGAGCCTGTTCAGCTTTGCTCGCTGGTAAGAGTGAAGCCAAATAG
- a CDS encoding tetratricopeptide repeat protein — protein sequence MAISLNNLALLYQMQGDYAKAEPLYERSLVIREKALGPDHPDVATGLEHLADLYRATGRRSEPEALEQRAAKIRAAKR from the coding sequence GTGGCGATCAGCCTGAACAACCTGGCGCTGCTCTACCAGATGCAAGGGGACTACGCGAAGGCGGAGCCGCTCTACGAGCGCTCGCTGGTGATCAGAGAGAAGGCCCTTGGCCCGGATCATCCCGATGTGGCGACCGGCTTGGAGCACCTTGCGGATCTTTACCGTGCCACGGGACGTCGTTCAGAGCCAGAGGCGCTCGAGCAGCGCGCGGCGAAGATCCGTGCCGCGAAGCGTTGA